CCCCATAATCTGTTCATCCTGATCTTCTATCTCATCATTATGATGCTCCATAAATTCATCAAGTTTATGTATAAATTCCTGATGCTGAACTTTCTGTGTAAATAACTTCTTATAATTAATAGATTCCATATACTGTTCTTCATCTGTAAAATGTTTTACTGTATAATCACGAAGATTTTCCAATATTATGTCAATTCTATCATATTTATCTGGTGTATACTCGTCATGAAGCAGTTCATATGCCTCATCTGCATATTTAAATAACTGCTTGTGTTCTTCATCTATCATAT
Above is a genomic segment from Roseburia sp. 831b containing:
- a CDS encoding bacteriohemerythrin; amino-acid sequence: MYEMKPEYYIGIDMIDEEHKQLFKYADEAYELLHDEYTPDKYDRIDIILENLRDYTVKHFTDEEQYMESINYKKLFTQKVQHQEFIHKLDEFMEHHNDEIEDQDEQIMGILKYLTEWLVNHILYVDGQIPKG